Proteins from one Candidatus Omnitrophota bacterium genomic window:
- a CDS encoding PmoA family protein produces the protein MKKLGTQRIVLFVLMTLTAGLAMTAAAEPLILTAVAQEDRIQIFADGILFTEYRFRPEQKYPYFYPVNGPASSESVTTETSEPYPHHHSLFFGCDRVNGGNYWQDVNERGQIVSETVKCQQAKGDKIVITNQCLWKRSGAEPPFRDERTITITAPSESLRIIDFDVEVTALMDAHIEKTNHSLFSARMVPELAVTGGGTLVNANGDKSEKGTFGVKAPWCDYFGTRNGVTEGLAIFDHPANPWHPSKWFTRDYGFFSPTEMNWLEDGSVDLFKDEINRLRYRVVVHEGDVEKAEIAKLYQNWIQE, from the coding sequence ATGAAGAAGTTGGGAACGCAACGAATAGTTCTGTTTGTTTTGATGACGCTAACTGCGGGACTGGCGATGACAGCCGCCGCCGAACCGCTAATCCTCACAGCGGTTGCGCAAGAGGATCGCATTCAGATTTTCGCCGATGGAATACTATTCACGGAATACCGCTTCCGTCCCGAACAAAAATATCCCTATTTCTATCCCGTCAACGGTCCCGCTTCCAGCGAGAGCGTTACGACGGAAACCTCGGAGCCGTACCCCCATCATCACTCCCTCTTCTTCGGCTGCGACCGCGTCAACGGCGGCAATTATTGGCAGGACGTCAACGAACGGGGCCAGATCGTTTCCGAAACCGTCAAATGCCAGCAGGCCAAGGGAGATAAAATCGTCATTACGAATCAATGCCTTTGGAAACGTTCCGGCGCCGAGCCGCCTTTTCGCGACGAACGAACCATCACCATAACCGCTCCATCCGAATCTCTGCGCATCATCGATTTCGACGTTGAGGTTACCGCCCTTATGGACGCGCATATCGAAAAGACCAACCACTCCCTCTTTTCCGCCCGCATGGTTCCCGAACTCGCAGTAACTGGCGGAGGAACACTCGTCAACGCCAACGGCGATAAGAGCGAGAAAGGAACCTTTGGCGTCAAGGCGCCGTGGTGCGATTATTTCGGAACCCGCAACGGCGTCACGGAAGGCCTAGCCATCTTCGATCATCCTGCTAATCCCTGGCATCCCAGCAAATGGTTCACGCGCGATTACGGCTTTTTCTCCCCCACGGAAATGAACTGGCTGGAGGATGGATCCGTAGACTTATTCAAAGACGAAATCAACCGCCTGCGCTACCGCGTCGTTGTTCACGAGGGCGATGTAGAAAAAGCGGAAATCGCTAAACTCTATCAAAATTGGATTCAAGAATAG
- a CDS encoding nucleotidyltransferase domain-containing protein: MDSKRSATRPSHKNMEPHIPIDMDKIKAFCEKWKVEEFSLFGSVLRDDFSPDSDVDVLVKISDYSGIGLYEWMDMIEEMEAIFGRKVDLVEAAALRNPYRRREIIRTKQVIYAR; encoded by the coding sequence GTGGATTCAAAGCGAAGCGCAACCCGCCCATCTCATAAAAACATGGAACCGCACATTCCTATCGACATGGATAAGATCAAAGCCTTTTGCGAAAAATGGAAGGTGGAAGAATTCTCGCTGTTCGGCTCCGTGCTGCGCGACGATTTCAGCCCGGACAGCGATGTGGATGTATTAGTTAAAATCTCCGATTATTCCGGAATTGGACTTTACGAATGGATGGATATGATCGAGGAAATGGAAGCGATCTTTGGCCGGAAGGTCGATTTGGTGGAAGCCGCCGCGTTGCGCAATCCGTACCGCCGCCGCGAAATCATCCGTACTAAGCAGGTGATTTATGCGCGATAA
- a CDS encoding HepT-like ribonuclease domain-containing protein, which yields MRDKKEDISYVWDMLEAAKWITKFLQGKSFYHFENDELLRSGVERKIEIIGEAARNISKEFQIHHPEIIWTKIIGLRHLLAHEYGEIKYELLWNIAFLNVPQLISLLEAIHTKEPPEENS from the coding sequence ATGCGCGATAAAAAGGAAGACATTTCATACGTCTGGGATATGTTGGAAGCGGCGAAATGGATTACGAAATTTCTACAAGGGAAATCTTTTTACCATTTCGAAAACGATGAGCTGCTTCGCAGCGGCGTAGAACGCAAGATAGAGATTATTGGAGAAGCGGCGAGAAATATTTCCAAAGAATTTCAAATCCATCATCCAGAGATCATTTGGACAAAAATCATCGGCTTGCGTCATCTTTTGGCGCATGAATACGGCGAAATCAAATACGAACTCTTATGGAATATTGCTTTCCTTAATGTTCCGCAATTAATTTCATTATTGGAGGCAATTCATACAAAAGAACCGCCGGAAGAAAATTCATGA
- a CDS encoding CocE/NonD family hydrolase: MQSYKTLFSLIGAIAILSLSSQADDRADYIRSHYAKFEYQIPMRDGVKLFTAVYTPNDRSQKYPILICRTPYSVNSYGADKYMSAISPHQEFEKEGFIFVYQDVRGKFMSEGEYVEMRPHVSDKKTNQDVDESSDAYDSIEWLLNHIENHNGKAGIVGISYPGFYASCGAIDSHPALKAVSPQAPIADWFWDDFHLHGAFSLFPTFNFFRATGVKREKLGADWPKPVYDLNVTDYYQFFLDLGPLKNVNKNYFHGEIDFWNQAEKHPNYDEFWQSRNLLPHLKNIKTAVMVVGGWFDTEDLYGPLNTYRSIEEKNQGIFNVLVMGPWSHGGWSRMDGQSLSDADFGFKTANYYQENVDLTFFKHFLKDDKSDLQLPEALMFETGANRWRRFDAWPPKKTETKSLYLQEGGALSFETPKQSKETCDSYISDPNKPVPYSMKISFSNPAPRGAQEFYAEDQRFAARRPDVLVYQTPPLEQDLTIAGPIGARLFVSTSGTDSDWIIKLIDVHPLDAADLAGAQLLVRAQPFRGRFRDSYEFPKPFKPGEITKISFEMTDVCHTFQRGHRMMIQIQSSWFPFIDRNPQKYVPNIFQADESDFVAVTNKIYHSKAHPTHLEIKILQQ, translated from the coding sequence ATGCAATCGTATAAAACATTATTCAGCCTCATTGGCGCTATTGCGATTCTATCTTTATCTTCTCAAGCCGACGATCGAGCCGATTACATTCGCTCCCATTACGCCAAGTTCGAATACCAAATTCCCATGCGCGACGGCGTCAAACTCTTTACGGCGGTTTATACGCCTAACGACCGTTCGCAAAAATATCCCATCCTGATTTGCCGCACTCCCTACAGTGTAAACTCTTATGGGGCGGACAAATACATGAGCGCGATCAGCCCGCATCAGGAGTTCGAGAAGGAAGGCTTCATTTTCGTTTATCAGGACGTGCGCGGCAAATTCATGTCCGAAGGCGAATACGTCGAAATGCGTCCTCATGTTTCCGACAAGAAAACCAACCAAGACGTGGACGAAAGTTCCGATGCCTACGACTCCATCGAATGGTTATTGAATCATATCGAAAACCATAACGGCAAGGCGGGAATTGTGGGCATATCCTATCCCGGCTTCTATGCCTCTTGCGGCGCCATCGATTCCCATCCCGCATTGAAGGCCGTATCGCCCCAAGCGCCCATCGCCGATTGGTTTTGGGACGATTTTCACTTGCATGGCGCTTTTTCACTTTTTCCTACGTTTAATTTTTTCCGCGCGACGGGAGTCAAACGCGAAAAACTTGGCGCCGATTGGCCCAAGCCGGTATATGATCTCAACGTCACGGATTACTATCAATTCTTTCTCGATCTCGGACCGCTGAAAAACGTCAACAAAAATTATTTCCACGGCGAAATCGACTTTTGGAACCAAGCCGAGAAGCATCCCAACTACGACGAATTTTGGCAATCCCGCAATCTTCTTCCTCATCTTAAGAACATCAAAACGGCGGTGATGGTGGTGGGCGGCTGGTTCGATACGGAAGATTTGTACGGCCCGCTTAATACCTATCGCTCCATCGAAGAAAAGAATCAGGGAATTTTTAACGTCTTGGTGATGGGGCCGTGGTCGCACGGCGGCTGGAGCAGAATGGACGGCCAATCTCTAAGCGACGCCGATTTTGGATTCAAAACGGCCAATTATTACCAGGAAAACGTTGACCTGACTTTCTTCAAGCATTTTCTCAAGGATGACAAAAGCGATCTCCAACTTCCCGAAGCGCTGATGTTTGAGACCGGCGCCAACCGTTGGCGGCGCTTCGACGCCTGGCCGCCGAAAAAGACGGAGACGAAATCGCTTTATCTGCAAGAAGGCGGCGCGCTCTCTTTCGAAACTCCCAAACAGTCGAAAGAGACATGCGATTCCTATATCAGCGATCCCAACAAGCCCGTTCCTTATTCCATGAAGATATCCTTCTCAAATCCCGCACCGCGTGGAGCGCAGGAATTTTACGCTGAAGATCAGCGCTTCGCCGCCCGCCGTCCCGACGTTCTGGTTTATCAAACGCCGCCGCTCGAACAGGATTTAACCATCGCGGGACCGATTGGGGCGCGCCTTTTCGTCTCTACGTCGGGAACCGATTCCGATTGGATTATAAAGCTGATCGACGTCCATCCCTTAGACGCCGCCGATCTCGCTGGAGCGCAACTCCTGGTTCGCGCCCAACCTTTCCGGGGACGTTTTCGCGACAGTTATGAATTTCCCAAACCCTTCAAGCCCGGAGAAATAACGAAAATCTCCTTCGAAATGACGGATGTTTGTCATACGTTCCAACGCGGCCATCGCATGATGATCCAAATCCAAAGTTCCTGGTTCCCCTTCATCGACCGCAACCCGCAAAAGTACGTTCCCAACATCTTTCAAGCCGATGAAAGCGACTTCGTCGCCGTCACTAACAAAATTTACCATTCGAAAGCGCATCCGACGCATTTGGAGATTAAAATACTTCAACAATAA
- a CDS encoding cyclic nucleotide-binding domain-containing protein, whose protein sequence is MTSKIEFNDIPLLSDLTAMQKSNLLEKSLTFSRAKDETIFKEGDDSTDIYFVLDGKVFLQTSTLQDKPVVTDILRPGDLLGWSGFFEGAKMTATAICSSDVRLAKISRNDFMAELLKHSDTGILVMIKVAETISRRLRETRSRLALHLSGSDVKQESDVKQE, encoded by the coding sequence ATGACGTCCAAGATTGAATTTAATGATATACCTCTGTTGAGCGATTTAACCGCCATGCAAAAATCCAATTTACTGGAAAAATCATTGACGTTCTCGCGCGCGAAGGATGAAACGATTTTCAAGGAAGGAGACGATTCGACGGATATCTATTTCGTCTTGGATGGAAAAGTATTTCTACAGACCTCCACCCTGCAAGACAAACCTGTAGTAACGGATATCCTGCGCCCCGGCGACCTGCTGGGATGGTCGGGATTCTTCGAAGGAGCCAAGATGACGGCCACTGCCATTTGTAGTTCGGATGTGCGGTTGGCGAAGATCTCCCGCAATGATTTTATGGCCGAGTTGCTCAAGCACTCGGATACCGGCATCCTAGTCATGATAAAAGTAGCGGAAACCATTTCCCGGCGTTTGCGAGAAACGCGATCGAGGCTGGCGCTGCATTTGAGTGGATCCGACGTGAAGCAA